Proteins encoded within one genomic window of Methanosarcina barkeri str. Wiesmoor:
- a CDS encoding cyclic nucleotide-binding/CBS domain-containing protein, whose translation MADVPGRDTDAERDMGTGIHSKEIEREVSVAEVMNKAVIIMDINSDIPAIAREMVSRDAGSVIITENGKAIGIITERDFVKGIVTEDKKPDEVKASEILSTPLITVEPETSIVEASEIMLKANVKRLPVLENSRIVGVISNTDILIVTPGLNTILKELIDMNREALLSTPSLEEVSEGEDLQTGMCESCNVFSYDLRFVDGRYLCGNCRQEEGEDYE comes from the coding sequence ATGGCAGATGTACCTGGAAGGGACACCGATGCTGAGAGAGACATGGGTACTGGTATTCATAGCAAAGAGATTGAAAGAGAGGTTTCAGTTGCTGAAGTCATGAATAAAGCAGTCATAATAATGGATATTAATTCAGATATTCCTGCCATTGCGAGGGAAATGGTCAGTCGTGATGCAGGAAGTGTCATCATTACAGAGAATGGCAAAGCCATTGGAATTATAACTGAAAGGGACTTTGTAAAGGGTATTGTTACAGAGGATAAAAAACCAGATGAGGTAAAGGCAAGTGAAATCCTATCAACCCCTTTGATAACCGTAGAGCCTGAAACAAGTATAGTAGAAGCTTCCGAGATCATGTTAAAAGCTAATGTTAAAAGGTTGCCTGTCCTGGAAAACAGTAGAATAGTAGGAGTGATTTCAAACACTGACATCTTGATAGTAACGCCCGGGCTTAATACTATCCTTAAAGAACTTATTGACATGAACAGAGAGGCTCTCCTTTCCACCCCCTCACTCGAAGAGGTTTCAGAGGGAGAAGATTTGCAAACTGGAATGTGCGAATCCTGTAATGTCTTTTCATATGATCTTAGATTTGTGGACGGAAGATACCTTTGCGGAAACTGCCGGCAAGAAGAAGGCGAGGACTACGAGTAA
- a CDS encoding OB-fold nucleic acid binding domain-containing protein — MTDIESIYKKLSHVISKEDFLQRVQEKVESMGGLCDEPMAAMLVANELGFSDVGRDSVKIENITAESGQINFVAKVVSVFDTKEFTRNDGTIGRVGNIIVGDETGKIRLTLWDNMADLIKAGKIIAGQTLQISGYAKQGYSGVEVNVGNNGVLAESEEEIDVAANNQKIKDIKDGMGDLNLTGKVLEISEVRTFQRKDGTSGKVGNLLLGDSTGTVRVTLWDDRTEFLNQIEYGDTVELVNAYARENAFTQKVELQVGNRSIIKKSEKKVEYEEEFAPIEDIRADMNNINVSGRVLDIGEIRTFEKKDGSPGRVGNLLLGDSTGKIRLTLWDEKTNFLDEVDFDETIEVLHAYSRENAFNQQVELNLGNRGIIQKSEKEIEYREKFTDIADIIPGESYSVQGKVSEIGELREFEREDGTENVVANLQLKDETGSIRLTLWGEQAYVIEDLDIDSEIQIINAYAKYGLNEEIELSIGNRSRVIML, encoded by the coding sequence ACAGGAAAAGGTCGAAAGCATGGGAGGGCTTTGCGATGAACCTATGGCTGCCATGCTGGTTGCCAACGAACTTGGATTTTCGGATGTAGGTCGGGACAGTGTAAAGATTGAAAACATTACAGCTGAGAGCGGACAAATTAACTTTGTTGCAAAGGTTGTGTCAGTTTTCGATACCAAAGAATTTACCCGAAACGACGGGACGATAGGTAGAGTCGGAAATATAATTGTTGGAGATGAAACCGGAAAGATTAGGCTAACACTCTGGGACAACATGGCAGATCTCATAAAGGCTGGAAAAATCATAGCAGGACAAACCCTCCAGATCAGCGGCTATGCGAAACAGGGATATTCGGGAGTGGAAGTCAATGTAGGAAATAATGGAGTCCTGGCCGAGAGTGAAGAAGAAATCGATGTGGCTGCCAACAACCAGAAAATAAAGGATATAAAAGATGGCATGGGAGACCTGAATTTGACAGGAAAAGTCCTGGAAATTTCAGAAGTAAGGACCTTCCAGCGAAAAGACGGTACCAGCGGAAAGGTCGGAAACCTGCTTCTTGGAGACAGTACAGGCACAGTCAGGGTGACCCTATGGGACGACAGGACCGAGTTCCTAAACCAGATAGAATACGGAGACACTGTGGAGCTGGTTAATGCTTATGCGCGAGAAAATGCTTTTACTCAGAAAGTTGAATTGCAGGTGGGAAACCGAAGTATAATAAAGAAAAGTGAAAAAAAAGTCGAGTACGAAGAGGAATTTGCCCCAATTGAAGATATAAGGGCTGATATGAACAATATTAACGTTTCCGGTAGAGTGCTCGATATAGGGGAAATCCGGACCTTTGAGAAAAAAGATGGGTCTCCCGGAAGAGTAGGAAATCTTCTTCTTGGCGATTCCACTGGAAAAATCAGGCTAACTCTCTGGGATGAAAAAACCAACTTTCTGGATGAAGTTGATTTTGACGAGACCATAGAAGTACTTCATGCTTATTCTCGGGAAAATGCCTTCAACCAGCAGGTGGAACTCAATCTAGGAAACCGGGGGATAATCCAGAAGAGTGAAAAGGAGATTGAGTATAGAGAAAAATTTACGGATATTGCTGATATTATCCCTGGGGAAAGCTATTCGGTCCAGGGGAAGGTTTCCGAAATAGGGGAACTCCGAGAGTTTGAAAGAGAAGATGGAACCGAGAACGTGGTTGCAAATCTCCAATTAAAAGACGAAACCGGCAGCATAAGGTTAACTCTCTGGGGAGAACAGGCTTATGTGATCGAAGATCTTGATATTGACTCCGAAATCCAGATCATTAATGCGTATGCGAAGTATGGCCTGAATGAAGAAATCGAGCTGAGTATTGGGAACCGAAGCAGAGTAATTATGCTTTAA